A window from Candidatus Omnitrophota bacterium encodes these proteins:
- the rplT gene encoding 50S ribosomal protein L20, with translation MPRTTAVPASRQRRNRILKAVKGQFGGRSKLIRTASEVLRRSLAYQTRDRRNKKRDFRRLWITRISAACRENGIAYSRFIAGLKASGIELDRKILADIAARDPETFTQVVNAAKEGCGAETASA, from the coding sequence ATGCCACGCACAACCGCGGTACCGGCTTCCAGGCAACGCCGTAACCGCATTCTTAAAGCTGTTAAAGGCCAGTTTGGCGGCCGGAGCAAATTGATCCGCACCGCCTCCGAAGTGTTGCGGAGGTCGTTGGCCTATCAGACACGCGATCGCCGGAACAAGAAGAGAGATTTTCGCAGACTTTGGATTACCCGTATCTCTGCCGCGTGCAGAGAAAATGGGATTGCCTACAGCCGTTTTATTGCCGGGCTCAAGGCCTCGGGAATTGAGCTGGACCGCAAGATCCTTGCGGACATTGCGGCTCGTGACCCGGAGACCTTTACGCAGGTTGTCAATGCGGCCAAAGAAGGATGCGGCGCTGAGACTGCTTCGGCTTAG
- the rpmI gene encoding 50S ribosomal protein L35, with protein MPKLKTRKGVAKRFKITGTGKVVRRKGGSSHLMTGKSAKTRRKLRQSQIVRNETYSKALKHAMPYA; from the coding sequence ATGCCGAAGCTGAAGACTCGTAAGGGCGTTGCCAAGCGATTCAAGATCACCGGGACGGGCAAGGTTGTGCGCCGCAAGGGCGGTTCCAGCCACCTAATGACGGGCAAGAGCGCAAAGACGCGCCGCAAGCTGCGTCAGTCCCAGATTGTGCGTAATGAGACCTATTCCAAAGCTCTCAAGCACGCGATGCCGTACGCCTAA
- the infC gene encoding translation initiation factor IF-3, producing MPPKLRVNERIRVPEVRLIGAEGEQLGVVQVKDAQKAARDADLDLVEVAPTAQPPVCRIMDFHKYVYDQTKKTKEQKKKQHQHQLKEIQIKPKIGEHDLQTKVGHLRRFLLHGDKAKVTLIFRGREMSHPELGRIVLDRVAEELKDVAQIEKPPSSEGRLMVMYLAPKSTGIRGSESSEDGKKDSHAEAEDS from the coding sequence ATACCACCGAAATTAAGAGTCAATGAGAGAATTCGAGTTCCAGAAGTTAGACTGATTGGCGCTGAAGGCGAGCAGCTTGGGGTGGTGCAGGTTAAGGATGCTCAGAAGGCGGCGCGAGACGCAGATTTGGATCTTGTGGAAGTTGCTCCAACGGCTCAACCTCCCGTATGTCGCATCATGGACTTCCATAAGTATGTCTATGATCAGACAAAGAAGACCAAGGAACAGAAGAAGAAGCAGCATCAACATCAACTGAAGGAGATTCAGATTAAGCCGAAGATCGGCGAGCATGATCTCCAGACGAAGGTCGGACACCTAAGACGTTTTTTGCTTCACGGGGATAAGGCAAAGGTCACTCTCATTTTTAGAGGAAGAGAGATGTCTCACCCTGAACTGGGACGCATTGTCTTGGATCGAGTAGCGGAGGAGCTGAAAGATGTGGCTCAAATTGAAAAGCCGCCTTCCTCCGAAGGACGCCTGATGGTGATGTATTTAGCTCCGAAATCAACAGGGATCCGAGGCTCTGAGTCCTCGGAAGATGGAAAGAAGGACAGTCATGCCGAAGCTGAAGACTCGTAA
- the thrS gene encoding threonine--tRNA ligase — MTKLTMTTKQRTDGSKSSELQASDPLYALRHSASHVMAQAIRRLWPETKLAIGPPIENGFYYDIDCPEQLTDEHLARIESEMGKIVAEAHEFKRSSMPKAEALRLFEEKGEHFKAEIIRGIPDEQVSIFTDGDFSDLCDGPHTANTSDIKAFKLLSVAGAYWRGIETNPMLQRIYGTAWDSQEAQEAYLEALEEARRRDHRKLGTQLDLWSIQEEAGPGMVFFHPKGAQLRWIIEDFLKKEHLLRGYSPLVTPHLLRADIWRQSGHYDYYKENMYILEADGVEYAVKPMNCPGHIKVYQTSVRSWRDLPVRFFELGNVHRNEKSGVLHGLLRVRGFTQDDAHIFCLPEQLVDEIVGAIDFMRHIMQTFGFEGFEVELSTRPEKSIGEDAQWELAEEGLKEALNRSGMDYEVQEGEGAFYGPKIDIKIKDALGRSWQCATIQCDYFLPERFDVSYVGKDGQKHQPIMVHRALLGSMERFMGTLVEHYGGAFPVWLAPVQAVVIPISDDQLVAAQEVTDKLRAAGVRVELDSRSEKMQNKIRLAETQKIPFMLVLGKREVEAGTVSVRARRDIEVPELENPVLSDVFIEQVKRLEQLRG, encoded by the coding sequence ATGACAAAGTTGACAATGACTACAAAACAAAGAACAGACGGAAGCAAGAGCAGCGAATTACAGGCAAGCGATCCGCTGTATGCGTTGCGGCATAGCGCCAGCCATGTGATGGCTCAGGCCATCCGCCGTCTATGGCCGGAAACAAAGTTGGCCATTGGCCCTCCGATTGAAAACGGTTTTTACTACGATATTGATTGCCCTGAGCAGTTGACGGACGAACATTTGGCCCGGATAGAATCCGAGATGGGCAAAATTGTGGCAGAGGCTCATGAGTTCAAGCGTTCGTCCATGCCCAAGGCTGAGGCGCTCCGGCTCTTTGAGGAAAAGGGAGAGCATTTTAAGGCAGAGATTATCCGGGGTATTCCGGATGAGCAGGTCTCCATTTTTACGGATGGGGATTTCAGCGATCTCTGCGACGGCCCTCATACGGCAAACACCTCGGATATTAAGGCCTTTAAGCTCTTGAGTGTGGCCGGCGCATACTGGCGCGGCATAGAAACCAATCCGATGCTGCAGCGCATTTACGGCACGGCCTGGGACAGCCAAGAAGCTCAGGAGGCTTATTTGGAAGCCCTTGAAGAGGCCCGGCGCCGGGATCACCGCAAGCTCGGGACCCAGCTGGATCTATGGAGTATCCAGGAAGAGGCCGGGCCGGGAATGGTGTTTTTTCATCCCAAGGGTGCGCAACTGCGATGGATTATCGAAGATTTTCTGAAGAAAGAGCACCTGCTTCGGGGATACAGTCCTTTAGTTACGCCGCATTTGTTGCGGGCCGATATCTGGCGCCAGTCCGGGCACTACGACTACTATAAGGAGAATATGTATATCCTTGAGGCGGACGGTGTTGAATATGCGGTCAAACCGATGAACTGCCCAGGGCATATTAAGGTGTACCAAACATCAGTTCGAAGTTGGCGGGATCTGCCGGTACGTTTCTTTGAGCTCGGGAATGTGCACCGCAATGAGAAATCAGGCGTGTTGCACGGGCTCCTGAGGGTTCGCGGTTTTACCCAGGATGACGCACATATTTTTTGTTTGCCTGAGCAGCTTGTCGACGAGATTGTCGGTGCGATTGATTTTATGCGTCACATTATGCAGACCTTCGGGTTTGAAGGTTTCGAAGTAGAGCTCAGCACCCGGCCGGAGAAGTCCATCGGTGAGGATGCCCAGTGGGAATTGGCAGAGGAGGGTCTCAAGGAGGCGCTCAACCGAAGCGGAATGGACTACGAGGTCCAGGAAGGCGAAGGCGCTTTCTACGGGCCGAAGATTGATATTAAGATAAAGGATGCACTGGGACGGTCCTGGCAATGCGCGACGATTCAGTGCGATTATTTTCTCCCCGAACGCTTTGACGTTAGCTATGTTGGGAAGGACGGTCAGAAACATCAGCCGATTATGGTGCACCGGGCGCTCCTGGGAAGTATGGAGCGCTTTATGGGCACCCTGGTGGAGCACTATGGCGGGGCATTCCCCGTGTGGCTGGCTCCGGTGCAGGCCGTTGTGATCCCTATTAGTGATGATCAACTTGTTGCAGCACAAGAGGTTACAGATAAATTGAGGGCTGCTGGAGTTCGCGTGGAGCTGGACTCGCGTTCGGAGAAGATGCAAAATAAGATCCGTCTTGCTGAAACCCAGAAGATCCCCTTTATGCTTGTTTTGGGTAAGAGAGAAGTGGAAGCGGGCACCGTATCGGTGCGTGCGCGTCGAGATATAGAGGTCCCGGAGCTGGAAAATCCAGTTTTGTCCGATGTCTTTATCGAACAAGTAAAAAGACTCGAGCAGCTGCGGGGCTAA
- a CDS encoding type II secretion system protein, giving the protein MFLFHRQRKGFTLIELLTVIAIIGILFTFLTSGIQTARRKAAQAKCASNLRNIVVGCQMYASDHNERFPKSLDDLYPDYVDNLEVFMCPGSGSEAPASASSGDYTYVSGLTTSDPSTTIIAHDNPDNHRGRGGNVAAVGGDVRWQPGSGGSWSPSLD; this is encoded by the coding sequence TTGTTCCTATTTCATAGACAGCGAAAAGGCTTTACACTCATTGAGCTTCTCACTGTCATTGCGATCATTGGCATTTTATTTACGTTCCTGACCTCTGGAATCCAGACCGCGCGTCGGAAGGCAGCGCAAGCAAAGTGCGCCAGCAATCTGCGGAATATTGTCGTGGGTTGCCAAATGTATGCATCCGATCATAACGAGCGCTTTCCCAAGAGCCTGGATGACCTTTACCCAGATTACGTGGATAATCTCGAAGTCTTTATGTGTCCGGGCTCCGGCAGCGAAGCGCCTGCATCTGCGTCTTCGGGCGACTACACTTATGTGAGCGGACTGACCACTTCGGATCCTTCCACAACAATTATTGCGCACGATAACCCGGACAATCATCGTGGCCGAGGCGGGAATGTGGCCGCGGTTGGGGGGGATGTGCGTTGGCAACCGGGCTCAGGCGGCTCTTGGTCGCCGTCACTAGATTGA
- a CDS encoding phosphopantothenoylcysteine decarboxylase, whose product MSTKNQHLVVTAGPTREALDPVRFLSNQSSGTFGYEIARVAVRRGHTVTLISGPTALKPPAGVEFIPVITARQMGEAIHTHFARAQALIMAAAVADYRPKKLNISKIKKTKGLDKEGGWALELVPNPDLVAEASSKRRPGQIVVGFSLDSRAQWIAEAKRKLREKGLDLMVACRLEEGKGPFGDAPLSVAFVVPGDVTPEIHRGEKPALARQLLDKLKPLC is encoded by the coding sequence GTGTCTACCAAAAATCAACACTTAGTTGTCACGGCGGGGCCTACCCGTGAAGCCCTGGATCCGGTGCGCTTCCTGTCCAATCAGTCCAGCGGTACCTTTGGCTATGAGATTGCCCGGGTCGCCGTGCGCCGGGGTCACACAGTCACTTTAATCAGCGGTCCCACGGCGCTCAAGCCTCCTGCCGGGGTTGAGTTTATTCCCGTGATCACCGCGCGGCAAATGGGGGAGGCCATCCATACCCACTTTGCCCGGGCCCAGGCACTGATTATGGCGGCCGCGGTTGCAGATTATCGACCCAAGAAGTTAAATATCTCTAAGATAAAGAAAACAAAGGGGTTGGATAAGGAAGGGGGGTGGGCCCTGGAGCTTGTTCCCAATCCGGATCTAGTGGCTGAGGCCTCGTCCAAGCGGCGGCCGGGCCAAATTGTCGTCGGTTTTTCGCTGGATAGCCGGGCTCAGTGGATTGCGGAGGCCAAGAGAAAGCTGCGGGAGAAGGGGTTGGATCTTATGGTGGCCTGTCGTTTGGAAGAAGGGAAGGGGCCTTTTGGTGACGCTCCTCTGAGCGTGGCCTTTGTGGTGCCCGGGGACGTTACTCCGGAGATCCATCGGGGGGAGAAGCCTGCCTTGGCCCGGCAGCTTCTTGACAAGCTTAAGCCCCTATGCTAA
- the rpoZ gene encoding DNA-directed RNA polymerase subunit omega, producing MSYLPIDELMDKMGSAYKMVILASRRVSALGSGAPPLVESKGKKSSVVVIEEILQDKIMWEGTEIKE from the coding sequence ATGTCATATCTGCCGATCGATGAATTGATGGACAAGATGGGGAGTGCCTACAAGATGGTGATCTTGGCTTCCAGGCGTGTGAGCGCGCTTGGTTCGGGCGCTCCGCCGCTTGTGGAATCCAAGGGCAAGAAGTCCAGCGTCGTGGTCATAGAAGAGATCTTGCAGGATAAGATTATGTGGGAAGGGACAGAGATAAAAGAATGA
- the gmk gene encoding guanylate kinase, whose protein sequence is MNVRRHRTLSKGVVRGPLLIVLSGPSGTGKTTLARRLCRQNANVVQSVSVTTRAPKKGERNGRDYCFVSVEEFRRLKKKKALLESARVFRQYYGTPGDQILKHHRNGKDVLVAIDVQGAAQIRRRCPESIHVFLAPPSVSVLRERLARRSRDTADEMSLRLEVAKEELSRMAEYDYVVVNDQLSVAVAKLRSIVIAERCRVKG, encoded by the coding sequence GTGAACGTGCGTCGTCATCGAACACTGAGCAAAGGAGTGGTCCGGGGACCTCTCCTTATTGTTCTCTCAGGACCTTCGGGCACCGGCAAGACTACCTTGGCCAGGCGATTGTGCCGCCAGAATGCCAATGTGGTTCAGTCGGTTTCTGTGACTACGCGCGCGCCAAAAAAGGGTGAACGCAACGGCAGGGACTACTGTTTTGTCAGCGTGGAAGAGTTCCGGCGTCTCAAGAAGAAGAAAGCTCTGTTGGAATCAGCTCGCGTGTTTAGACAGTACTACGGAACCCCGGGTGATCAGATTCTCAAGCACCATCGCAACGGGAAGGACGTGCTGGTAGCGATTGACGTGCAGGGAGCTGCGCAAATCCGCAGGCGTTGTCCGGAGAGCATCCATGTGTTTCTGGCCCCGCCGTCGGTGAGCGTGCTGCGGGAACGCCTGGCAAGGCGCAGCCGTGATACTGCGGATGAAATGAGTTTGCGGTTGGAAGTGGCCAAAGAAGAGTTGAGCCGGATGGCCGAATACGATTATGTGGTTGTGAATGATCAACTTAGCGTTGCCGTTGCGAAGCTGCGCAGTATTGTGATAGCCGAACGGTGCAGGGTGAAAGGATAA